The Phyllopteryx taeniolatus isolate TA_2022b chromosome 4, UOR_Ptae_1.2, whole genome shotgun sequence genome includes the window TGATTTTTTACAACACTTTCATCTTTAACAGGATTACTGTCAGTTTgtacaaaaacaacttttagaGTAAGGAGAATTTTTACAACACGATGAACTGAATAACAATTTGACCTTTTACAACGATGGCAACTTTAACAACAATTCCGTCAACTTTGAGTTATCAACTTTTATGGCAACATTGTCAAACAACAACGTTAcctttaaaatgttcacttcTAATTCAACGTTTGACAACATCTGCTCCATATATGAAGATGCTCAAGTTTTACCGAGTCAACAGTTACAACAAATTCAGCAGCCCCCGAAAATCTCAAGTGCTCCACTTCCTCCGGCTATTTCACCTCCACTTGTACAACGTCAACTTGTATCACAAACTGGGCGGGACGCTCTCGgttggactcctgggcccgatcccgcccctcgattgattgatCGGGCGGGGGTCCTCGGCCGCCGTGGCGCGGCCACAGCCATTGCAGGACACTTGTGTCAGTCTTTGCGCatgcaaaacggtgtcaattcacttgcacgtGTCCGCAGGcgcacacccctgggactctttggccgggtgtggggtcacgcacttactgcgacaaataactcaggaatatgcaaatcgcttgtgtatcccctcacttatactctcgtcctgtcgACTTTTATATTTTgcataattaatcccaccacacttcacttgtacagccgggttcacgaccctggtcctgcatgcttcttctcctgtccttgtcctgttctatcttgctTGTTACatccccatgcaacactcatatttaatatttcattcttggagataatgtaatgattgacTTCTCTCATCAATtagtttacaattagtgctttgtcttttgtctttgtttctctcttccttccagaaactttgttctgttcgactgatcaagtctgattctcaataaacctcaattacaaAACCACAGCGGAACCTTAAAAACTTCACCGCGAcatagtaaaactgttccggcattaaAGGGatgcagattttccattctgcttgacctaacagccgaacaggacaaaaaaaaaaaaaaaacaaggtcaaCTGTAACAGCAACTAAAATGTCAACTTTGACCAGCCGTTGGACAACCTTTGCAACACCTGCGCCATCTTCTGACTCTACAAGGTCAACATTTTGGTGAGGTTGCCGGCACTGACCTGAGATTCTCTTGTCGTAGTTGTTGCTGAGCTCCATCAGCTGCACTTGATGCTTCTGTGGAGGACCCACACGCTTCACTTGTCACACATTTCAAAGGGATGCGAAACCATCAGCGCAAAGTTTCTATTTTTGTTAGAATTCCTTTGGAAAATGCGGTGACGTCTCATGTTGATTTTGTAACTTtgaaagtgatttaaaaaatgggGTTTATCTCGATAACCCGCTAGTGACGTCACATGCTCATTCGGTCTACAGTAAACCCTCGTTTTGACACTTTAGAGAGGTCCGGGTGTTCTATTTGTCCATGCGCAGCCCATGAAGAGACGGTGCCGACGGGTCATTTCCTGCCTCAAGCATCGGCGCCGTTGCTTCACACTGACGGTACCGGCACGGGAGTCAGCGAAGCGCATTACGGCAAGTAGGCCGGCATAACTTGCTGCTTCCCAGAATTCCTTGCGGGGGCTCTTTTTAGCTACAGTTTGTAGAAAATCACgctaaacattgctctttacttgcatttgttcccgTCCATATTTTTTAGGAGTACGACTGTTCGTCGGgttaaggttggtatttgtacATTTCTTTCACGAGAATCTGACTGTGGCTTGCGTGTTAAACAGTGGTCTTTGTATCCTCAAGCAATTGGGTGACTTACCAAATGTATGActttgtttgattacccaggaagGTTTCTTTCCGTAAAGAATAAGAGCCCATTTGACCTTTTGGGAGCCCTTGATACCACATTAAACTCAAATAGGGAAGAAAGCTAACTGTATCACAAATATGCAGATGAGTAACTGCACGGCACTGACCTGGAAAAGAGAAACTGCGGTACACTTCATCCCCAATAAGTGAAGCGCAATATAGCGAGCGATTACTGTATGCGCGAGCAACCTCCGCATTGGGCAAGACGGTAGGCGGAAGCACTTTGTTCCACCGTGGGGAAATGACTCCGCCCTATAGCAGCAGATCGAGGCCAAGCACACGTGGGAACTTTAAAAGTCTTTCGTCTTTCTTCAAAACCTACGATCTCACGTTTAGGCTTCCTTCGTGTTTCCATATATCATATTATGCTTGTATAAACACATTGTACACAggcatttaacttttgtctgaagacaccagccGTAGagtaaacaacattttagcaagctGTAGTTCTGCTCGTTATCGCAGCATACGCGGAGAGTCCGTGAACCAGTTTGGGTCATGTGACGTTGTGACGTCAATTTCGTGCGATATTGTCAAACGCGGCGGCGCCTGACGtggatgaaaatggatgaattcttAAGTGGATTTATTTTGGTGGCTCAAACGTGGGCATATGACACACGCTGGACAAAGTCTCATCCATCGTTATTTTCGCACCATTTTGGAACCTCATTTTAGAGACTTGGCCGTTTTGTTTGATCATACCAATTTGTTTGAGTTGTTagcaaatttacatttatttacactttaCAAGGACTTATAATTGTATCTTTAAGTAAGTTCGAACCTGTTTTCAAAGGTTGaagtgtgtttaaagcgtgAGGGAGGGGTAAAACcattgtccaaatgtttttgaCTGACGGCGGAACGTACCAGTTCCAGATCCCGGATGCACCGGCGGCCGCAGAGCTCGCGATGGCGAGCGTCGGCCTGCTCGTTTTGGACGCGCCCGCGCAGACGCAGCTCGGCGTCCGCGTGGCGTCCGCGCGCGAGCCGCGCCGCCGCGCCGCCGTCCGTCTTCTCGTCGGCCGCCGCCGCGTGCTGCTCCGACAGGACGTGCTTCAGCTTCTGCTTGTACACCTGCAGCGCATCGGCACGGTTGGCGGTGGATGAAATGCGTGAACGTGGCTACATTGACGaactttttcttcattttcaatgaatgcatcaacacgACCTTTGGATGTTTGCTTGAAAAAAAGTGCATCAAAAGCATAGagcattattttgaaatttaccaCATATTGATTctgtacacaaataataaaccgataacaaaacatgaacgTAAATGCGTAATAAAAACGTTTGTTGCGTTATGCGTTATATATATGTACAGATACATATGTGTACAGCATTCGGAAAACAAGATACCACGTTGACCTAATATTTGACAAACCAGACAAGcaaatgttccataaaaaaagtcccaaattaTCCAGATGAAACTCTTCAAAGGTTTATGCcttcaaaagtgtaactgtgagtcgaaccttttcaaaatctcagacaaactgcACAAGGTGGCGCGtggaggtcatatttggaaaaacaagtCATGTCTGAGACCGCGGCAGAacggcacatgaccagagagccgatcacaagcgtcggcttttggaggaggaagaaaaaaaagcctaaaaTTGTTGACATTGTATTGAGCAATtattcacccatccattttctgtactgcttctcctcacgcgggtcgcgggcgtactggagcccattgcagctattttcgggcgagaggcggggcacgccctgaaccggtcgccagccaatggcagggcacgtagaaacaaacgaccattcacacctacgggcaatttagagtcgcatgcatgttttttggggggatgtgggcggaaagcggaagccacgcaggcacggggagaaccagggttagggttagggtttgtgcggaccagtcggccaccgtgccgcttaatgAGGAATTAAAGGAGCCAAATACATCCCAGTTAAAAAGATGTTCAAATTCATTTGATGAGCTCGAAAAATTCCCAGCGAAATTCTGAATGGACCTGCTGACAAAAGTGGCATTTGTGGAGATTCATGGCAAGTTGGGCTTTCCTCGTCCAACCGTTTTCAACTTGGTTGTCAACAAGACGGAGCGGAGCGTCTTTCAAGGGACAATTTCAAATGACTGTGGAAGCTCAATATGGACAAATCGCTTCACTTGGAAATTTGACTTTGATGGGAATGACCTGTCGGAATTGGTCAGGACACGACGGCGTCGGAGATAAATACGAATGTCTTAACttggggcttttattttgaaaatgtgtgaatttgCAGAGCGGGAATAGCTGGTTCCATTTGGGAAGGAAGAGAAGAAAGGAAGAGCTCACGCTGATCTCCACGCGGTGCCGTCGCTCGGCCTCGTCCTTCTCCCCGCTTCGCTTCCTGAGCTGCGCCTGGGTCTCCTCCAGGTGGCGCTTGCTCACCTCCCAGAAGCTTTGGATCTTGTCCCGCTCCAGTTGGAAGAAGCTCCTCTCCTCACGCTCGCGCTCCAGCTCCTCTCGCAGGCGGATGATGTGCTCCTCCAGCTACACGCCCACACAATTGGAGAGATCCCATTTCTTTTCAGAATTATATGGCCAGAAAAGTGTAAAAGCACAGTCGTCGGGGACGTGTTGGCCAACCCAAAAATAAGTTTTGGGTACTCGCTATCGGGGCCGCTTTACTCAGCAAATTGTTGGTGTGTATGTCGAGGTGCTACTCTAACAAAATGAGTTgtcttccccccaaaattggaATGTTGATTTGATGATTCCAATCTTCTTcaacatttaaatcaatttgATCAGATTCGTTGGTTCAGTCacagactttgtgtgtgttcactgcgATGGGTAAAATACGGAGAACagattttgtgtgcatgcatgcatgttcaagacaataaaaggtgattcttcttcttctttctttcagaAATGTAGGAATGAAATTGCgttcaaatgtacaaaacagtgaCATTTACCTTGTCTGGCTGGGTGCTCATGACCCCTAAACGTCTCATCCTAGATGCGCCCCTGCTGTGaactgttgtatttttttttttaaacagcattaCCAGAACTGTTAGGTGGCCAGGTCAGCTTTGAAAATGGCAACCTTTTCTGAATTGTACACAAAACCGTAGAAAACAAAGGACAGTGTCTGGACAGTGACTAGTGATGGGAAGACGACCGACTCTTTTGGATCGGCTCACTACAAAGAGCCGGCTCTTTCGGCTCTCGAACGGctcttcagattttttgttaCTTGATTtattatgcaaaaatgtaaaattatgcatactaacatgcaatttttttcaattatatttattataaaaatatgcctttatttAGTCACTCTACTTGTtgctacaataaaataaaatacaaacgcAAACATAACACTTTACAATTGAGCTAttattttaagctttttttctattaaacTAATTTAAAGTGAAGCAACACAGAATCACTGCAAAACAGCacaaaatctaaattaaaaTACGTAAAAGAAGAATACAAAAATCTGCATTCGGATTGGCATTGAGAAGGCAAGTGTGTCGTCTTTGAGGAGCTGATCCAGTTTCTCCTGTCGTAAATGATTTGCCGTCTCCTGTTTGGAGAAGGTTGACATTGCGCCAATGTGCGACACTTGCATGAGGCACGCTGGTACCTTCCTTAATATCAGGTTCCAATGCTTGTCCTTATTCTTCTCAATTAACGGACGGGTTCCTTAACCAAGTTGTGCAGCCAAGCACGATAAGACTTTATATTGTCGATAAAGTCCGGTTTGACTTGTTTTCCTGCTATCGCTGATTTTCCTAACGATTCCTTACCAGCACATCTGATGGGCGCTTGCTGCGTTTGTCGCCGGTCTCCCTTCCTTGCCCGTGTGCCGCTGTGCGTGCCGCCGCCCCTCCCCACCTCTGCTCCGCGCAGTCAGAGAGAGACGCCGCCGCACATATTGACCAATTACGTGCGGGCTCACTCTTATGTCAACAGCCAAAGCGGCTCTTGTCGTTCGCTTCAAACCCTCGAATCTTGCGCGACCGACACGTCACTAACAGTGACGCAATTGACTGCTTCCAAAATGTACCATATTATCGGTGTCTTATATTTTCAGTGGTCGTCTTTTTGGATTTTTCAGCTAACTATATCCGCACGGTTTCTCTGGTATCAATGGAACAACCTCCAGCCACACAACCAACCGTTTGCCCAAAAATGACCCGAACTCCACCTGAAGAGGCTCtaagcagatatccgtgttttctttctaaatacattcaatatgtttgaagagaagtgctgaaaacatatgcaaagactttTGTTGAACTGTTGCGATATAGctgaagcatctttttcacagtttgaattgccatgattttgtgggcggggctaaaacagtCCCGTGACGTCACCGGTCTGGGGCGTACACTTTCCCTCCCCGCaatataaggacaaagtgacgtgGTTTGCTATGGCTATGCTGTTCAGTTGtgtgttagctgtgcttagcttctataacaaggcccatttgcaagctaacgatggctacgccccgaaaatgcgtcttcgctggatgcctcaatttgcAGAACAGCTCAGTGAGGTTTTTTTAAGAAACCCAAAACAatgtggaaataaaaaagcgatggattgacaTTTTGAGGACACAcccagatggcgagctgaacatcaacacgcctctgcagtgcgcattttccACGGATAGTTTAGAAAACTTTTCCCAGAGACAACACGGCTCGGCGGGTATCTCGATACTAGCGAACGGGGCGGCGCCGAGCGGCTAACTAcccgggcttcctcctaccgcgCCGCTGTCGTCAGGCGCAGCGTTCGGCCGTGACATTATGTCGCCgacaacgagggtaagttgcCTCGTGTGCTTGTTTTGATGATTCTAGTCCACAATAAGCAttccattttgaagttgagccccCTAACGTGATTTGACATggtataagctatcaccccctcagtatggtggcttccttttggcgcatccattcgacacgcccgCAGCGTCGGAGCGCTGGCCCTAATTATTCAAGTGTTCAAGCCTGATTTTATAAACTTGATTCATTCAAATTCGGtgggcttgttaacattactcttctctgcggtttgggtcgaatttacatgccattttttgggcctgtttagGGCCTCTTTAAAACGGGTATGTTactaaaattttcaaaatatgtatttatatcaAAATAGGCAATGTCATCGGATAGATGAGTCTTACacgaataaaatgagccctagttTGCAAGAAGTGGATAAGCATTAAGGATTTGTATGCCACTTTTTACATTGAAACTTTGCCAATATTTTCTGCCCAGAAATCAGTGTAAATGATTAGACGTGTGACTAAAAGTCCAAAACGTATTTGATATGATTTGAGGGGAGAAAAGTGCAAAGTCGTCCTTTTCTGAGTTAGCGCCACGGCTAGGCTCACGGTAGCGGCCTAGTTAGCCTCGCAGTCAGCTAGCTACCTGCTCCTTGGACGTGTCTTCCGTCGAAAGGGCGTCCGCAAGTCCTACGGACACTTTCCCCTTGGCGGGCTTCGTCCTCCTGGACACGCTTTCACTTTTGGCCGGCTGaacacacgcaaaaaaacatttactcacACGAGAGCAGCTAATCCGAAGCTAGCTCGTTAGCTGGCGGAGGCTAAGCTACATGAGCAGCGCTTTGTTAGCTCGAGAATAAAAGCGAACGACTCACCATCGCCCAAAGTTACGAAGACGCTCAAAGTGCCAGCGACGAcgcaacacgttttttttttaacaggggcAAGAAGAGAACAAATTTAACTTCAGTGGCATGTAAACAGCCAAGCGCTGTCATAGCAACAGCGTCACGTGACGCGCTCATTCTAATGCAGCAACAACGATTTCACGAgatgaacatttttattgtttgttcgTTGAGGAAAGACAAAGTAGAAAAGTTTCAACTTGAATAAATGTCACATTTCAtattcaagtttaaaaaaaatatatgtccAAATTCATGTTCAGGTCGCATAAATGTCACATCCATCTTCTGTGgagcttctcctcacgcgggtcgcgggcgtgctggagcccatcccagcgagcttcgggcgagaggcggggcacgccctcaaccggtcgccagccaatcgtagggcacatagaaacaaacaaccatttacacctacaggaaatttcgagtcttcaatcaaccggagtgcccggagaaaagccacgcaggcacggggggaacatgcaaacatgttgAATAAATGTCATATTTAATGTACATGATGTACAATTGTCACATTTTATACAAATCATTCATTTTACTTATAATTCAGGTCACCGTAGAAATGTTGAATAAGTGTGATAAATATAACGttcatgttgaaaaaaatcccaaacatttattgtacGTGTTGAATAAACATTTCCCGTTCATGTTGAAAAGAAATATGTTTGTGTTAAATACATGTGACATTTCATGTTCAAGTTAAGAAAAATGTCCTAGGGTACAACCAGGTTGAATAAATGTCATATTGAATGTTCCCTCCGACTTCTTGCGCTTATTGGGGTCGGTCGGTGGGGTCGCGGGCCCGGACTTCCCTATTTTATGGAACTGCATCTTGGCCAGGTCGTCATCGTCGTGTCATCGCAAATGAGAAATGCTTCTCAACTGACCTCTTAAATAAAATGCCCAAAATGACATATGCGTAAACATGTCCGATTTAACACACACGTTGAATCGACGTGTCACATTTCATGTTCGTGTGCTTGACTTGTCGTCGTCCTGATTTATTTTGGCCAAATCTCCGAAGGAGACGGTCGCCGAGCCTCGTTTGGCTGCTTTGGCCTgaagacaaaaagaaacaaacacaaaatcaccATGAACACGGTTGCCCACATTTGACTTTGGAAGTGGATTTCTGGTCTTGATTGTTCGTGTAGTGAAGAAAGGCGCGCGATTGGACGGCGGCGTTTCACCTGAGAGTGGTGAGGCTTCCAGCCAATCATGTAGAGGATGTCAAAGGTGGCGGGAACCGAGCCGTCCTCGTTACCGTACATTTCTGACACAAAATGAAAGGTTTCACTTACGATACATCCCTCTTTGTCGATATCTATCAATCACTTGGCGTTATGTTTGCGTCTTTCCCGTACAGTTTCCTGTTTTCGCAAAGCACTTTGTAAACACGTTGGTCGTCATGGAAACGCACCTTTGTAAACAGCTGCCGCCGCCAAAATGGTGTCCCGATGCAACATGGATCTTCGGTTCAAAGCGCAGTTACTCTCGCCCATAcctgaacacgcacacacgcacttgGGTCGGAAACTAACGCCAGTGACGCGTGACTGTAACGTGACCACTTTTTCACCAACAAATAGTCTACCGTGTTACTAGTTCCAAACCGATAATCAGATGGAAGTTACTTAACAACTCACTCAGTTGGTAAATCGTTAGTAACACAACGGAAAGGACCAGAATGTTACGACACTAAACAGCCAACAGTTGCTGTAagggacattttgtttttcaagaaattattattttgttcatcACAAACAAACGCATTTTTAAACATGCACGCGTATTGGGCCTGGCGAAAAAGTGATTtgcaacttgtttttttgcgcgcttacaaaaaaaatgtctcttcAGTGCCCGCTAGAAACGTGCTGAAAGTACATCAAAGGACGACTCGGCCATGTTTGTCCCACGCCTAcgaaaattcattcatttcccgtaccgaggcggggtacaacttgaactggtcgccagccaatcggagggcacacatagacaaaacGATCTTCCCACCGACGGGAAATGAACCTCACACGCATGTattggggatgtgagaggaaaccggagtacccgaagaaaagccacgcaggcacgggagagaacatgcaaattccacacaggctgggccgggatttgaacccgcaacctcagaactgtgaggcagatgtgctaaccggtcggtcaccgtgccaccgccTACGAAAAATTGGTACGCATAATCGTAGCAACCCCAGACGCCAAAAAAAAACGGTTGCACGCAATGCTGTACGATTACCACGAGGGAACTGGGAATGACCTTTCAtaggtaaaacattttttttatttttactctttcAAAAATGCATTGATAGCAAatgctttggcgttgacaaaaaagtagggctgtcaatcgattcattttttaaaaatcagattaaTTTTGATTCATTGCAATTCATCACAGGCgccaaatataccacacataTCGTAACACATTTTGCTCAGAGATGCTATTTACTCTTCATATCGGTTTGCACGTGTACACGCGCGTGCACACTTTGGGGAGGCGGCGCGAGCGGGAAGTGTTTTTGATGGAGGTCATATGAAGGTGAACCCTAACCTTGTAAATCCATCATCAACTCCATGATGCCTGGATAGCAGACCTGCAACTCGTCGATATCCTGAaaccacacacacgcgcgcgcaagTCGTGACGTTCAGTATGTGAACCATGTGACAGAAGTCACGTGATTATGCCACAGCATGTGACGTATCGCGTCATGTGACGCGTATGCAAGCGTTGATGTGCAACACCTAACTCATGTGACCTGTGCCCAAATCGCGTGATGTCAGATGCAATGTGTGGAAGTCATGTGACAGATGGAAGTCGCGTGCAAGTGTACAAACAGCAACCGGTTTGtattcaaaaaaacattcaaaatggaACTTCTACACAGCTatatattactactactacataGGGCAATAGAGAATTTCACgctatattatatacatattggtgtttgtttttaaagctttttttttttttttaggtctgcAACAAaccattattttaataatcaattctgtttattattattttcaatttatcaATTAATCAGATTAAGAACCATTTTctcaatttccatccctttattgaaaaacacgacattatttcaaatgggcagtgcagaaaatgcacaaacaaattgatgatgattcagTTCTTGGTTTGGTTTGTAAAATCCGTCGGAAAATcgccaaaaatgttgatcatagttttccaaagtaaaagcagatgtctgcaaatgttttaataaaaataaggtCTGCAAACATGGTGGACGGCAGAAATTTGAGAATATTTGCGgtcgagaggctgaaattctgagaattttgacaattttaaattcaacaaggtctaaacgattaatcgatgatcaaaGGTTGGCCATTAACTTGATAATCGATTAACTGTTGCACTTCTACTTGTTTCatggttttcttttcattacTATCTGATCATTTGCATTACCGTATTCATGTATACAAGAATAAGATTTGTATACATTAATTTGACAAATTATTACTATAACATTATATTGATGTTCATATAAAGTACTAGTTATAGGATCATAAgaaagcaaagatggggggggggtggaatcaAGAGGTTTGTACTTTTTCCTATTCCTATTGGAATAT containing:
- the ndufaf5 gene encoding arginine-hydroxylase NDUFAF5, mitochondrial isoform X8: MRRHALAADEEFLPFRENSFDLVLSSMSLHWINDLPAALRQIHAVLKPDGVFIGAAAGGETLYELRCSLQLAETEREGGFSAHVSPYAAVTDVGNLLGRAGFNTLTVDIDELQVCYPGIMELMMDLQGMGESNCALNRRSMLHRDTILAAAAVYKEMYGNEDGSVPATFDILYMIGWKPHHSQAKAAKRGSATVSFGDLAKINQDDDKSSTRT